One Panicum virgatum strain AP13 chromosome 3N, P.virgatum_v5, whole genome shotgun sequence DNA segment encodes these proteins:
- the LOC120665194 gene encoding 2'-deoxymugineic-acid 2'-dioxygenase-like, with translation MELLRLLCEGVGLRPDYFEGELSGGDVVVNMNHYPPCPDPERALGLPPHCDRNLITLLLQGGVPGLQVSYRGDWIRVQPVPGAFVVNFGHQLEIATNGLLRSVEHRAAPNAAVPRTSVATFIMPTEDCLVAPAAELVGACNPPRYRAVTFREFMRVYKAVGARRESVEKAFRI, from the exons ATggagctgctgcggctgctgtgCGAGGGCGTGGGGCTCCGCCCGGACTACTTCGAGGGGGAGCtcagcggcggcgacgtggTGGTGAACATGAACCACTACCCGCCGTGCCCGGACCCGGAGCGGGCTCTCGGCCTGCCGCCGCACTGCGACCGCAACCTCATCACGCTGCTCCTCCAGGGGGGCGTCCCGGGGCTCCAGGTCTCGTACCGCGGCGACTGGATCCGCGTCCAGCCCGTGCCCGGCGCCTTCGTCGTCAACTTCGGCCACCAGCTCGAG ATCGCGACGAACGGGCTGCTGAGAAGCGTGGAGCACCGGGCGGCGCCCAACGCGGCGGTGCCGCGCACGTCGGTGGCGACGTTCATCATGCCCACCGAGGACTGCCTCGtcgcccccgccgcggagctcgtcgGCGCCTGCAACCCGCCGCGGTACCGCGCGGTCACGTTCCGCGAGTTCATGCGCGTCTACAAGGCCGTCGGCGCGCGGAGGGAGAGCGTCGAGAAGGCCTTCAGGATCTGA
- the LOC120665195 gene encoding zinc finger A20 and AN1 domain-containing stress-associated protein 9-like, protein MAQESWKQEPEETRVHAPEAPILCINNCGFFGSSMTNNMCSKCYRDFIKLMEAPVVEKKVTTSASSSTAPLETKRDDAPAAAATEAVAEKQAEQEPPKPPSNRCLTCRKKVGLTGFLCRCGGTFCSTHRYTDSHQCTFDYKKVAREQIAKQNPVVMAEKINKI, encoded by the coding sequence ATGGCACAAGAGAGCTGGAAACAAGAGCCCGAGGAGACTAGAGTCCACGCGCCTGAGGCCCCTATTCTCTGCATAAACAACTGTGGTTTCTTTGGCAGCAGCATGACGAACAATATGTGCTCGAAGTGCTATAGGGACTTCATCAAGTTGATGGAAGCTCCTGTGGTGGAGAAGAAGGTGACCACATCAGCATCTTCTTCCACAGCACCACTGGAGACAAAGCGAGATGATGCGCCTGCCGCTGCTGCCACTGAAGCTGTGGCTGAGAAGCAAGCAGAGCAAGAGCCCCCAAAGCCACCCAGCAACCGGTGTCTGACTTGCCGCAAGAAGGTCGGGCTGACCGGCTTCCTCTGCCGTTGCGGGGGCACCTTCTGCTCCACGCACCGCTACACCGACTCCCACCAGTGCACCTTTGACTATAAGAAGGTGGCACGGGAGCAGATAGCCAAGCAGAATCCAGTTGTGATGGCCGAGAAGATAAACAAGATCTAA
- the LOC120665192 gene encoding UTP--glucose-1-phosphate uridylyltransferase 3, chloroplastic-like encodes MASRAQPPPPPTPAHLRPRLHAAQLFSPRAPRCRGGRSRLLSALPSPSPSPPSRSQRVSTVPPLEREPGPAHSPEHQPQPRGDPALAAEIARLSAARARLRAARTFGDKLRALDADPRVAAFFGEESSRGVLGALEPREALLLKCLVAAGQEHVLGDELEWYGGGGGHHEHHHRNGASGGSALREALYSLAGLVGKWSSEGVAGTEKGSGEMEVLRRLLKFLGDIEEFYDCIGGIIGYQIMALELLSASKDRKHRPSKHKFVDFHVPSGLNLLEDTEYASQAALWGIEGLPELGEIYPIGGAGDRLGLVDSDTGESLPAALLPYCGRSLLEGLIRDLQAREFLHFKIFGGQCITPIAIMTSSVKNNHEHMIAIFDKLDWFGRGRDNFRLFEQPLVPVVSAEDGKWLISKSLFPVGKPGGHGAIWKLAYDRGIFQWLQRRGRKGATVRQVSNVVAATDLTMMALAGIGLRCNKKLGFASCERRPGATEGVNVLIEKQNLEGLWSYGITCIEYTEFEKYGIPEPTVTGSSQVSYPANTNILYVDLQAVEEVGSRKNASCLPGMVLNLKKAVSYVDHLGFECSAAGGRLECTMQNIADNFVNMYNYRCGKGIESELDTFIVYNERKRVTSSAKRKLKSEDRSLHQTPEGSLLDIMRNAHDLLSRCSIDVPMVNVLLCLAHLVSTTLFHI; translated from the exons atggCCTCTCGCGCGCAGCCCCCTCCCCCACCTACGCCAGCGCACCTCCGCccgcgcctccacgccgcgcAGCTCTtctcgccgcgcgccccgcgatGCCGCGGCGGGCGCAGCCGCCTCCTCTCCGCGCTCCCGTCGCCGTCCCCTTCGCCGCCCTCGCGCTCGCAGCGCGTGTCCACCGTGCCGCCGCTCGAGCGCGAGCCCGGCCCCGCGCACTCCCCCGAGCACCAGCCGCAGCCGCGCGGGGACCCGGCGCTCGCCGCGGAGATCGCCCGCCtctccgccgcccgcgcgcggctACGCGCGGCGCGCACGTTCGGCGACAAGCTCCGCGCGCTCGACGCCGATCCCCGGGTCGCGGCGTTCTTCGGCGAGGAGTCCAGCCGCGGGGTTCTGGGCGCGCTCGAGCCCCGCGAGGCGCTCCTGCTGAAATGCCTCGTCGCGGCGGGGCAGGAGCACGTGCTGGGAGACGAGCTCGAAtggtacggcggcggcggcggccatcacgAGCACCACCACCGCAACGGGGCCAGCGGCGGGAGCGCGCTGCGGGAGGCGCTGTATAGCCTGGCTGGTTTGGTCGGGAAGTGGAGCTCGGAGGGAGTGGCGGGTACCGAGAAGGGGAGCGGGGAGATGGAGGTGCTCCGGAGGCTGCTCAAGTTCCTCGGCGACATCGAGGAGTTCTACGACTGCATTGGGGGCATCATCGG CTATCAAATTATGGCATTGGAGCTCCTTTCAGCATCAAAGGACCGCAAGCACCGACCTAGCAAACACAAGTTTGTTGATTTCCATGTTCCCAGTGGACTCAATCTATTGGAGGATACAGAGTATGCATCTCAAGCAGCTTTGTGGGGAATCGAG GGTTTGCCAGAACTGGGTGAAATTTATCCGATTGGTGGTGCGGGAGATCGCCTTGGTTTAGTGGACTCAGATACTGGTGAATCCCTTCCAGCTGCATTGCTTCCTTACTGTGGGAGATCTCTATTGGAAGGGCTGATACGGGATCTGCAG GCTAGAGAGTTTCTCCACTTCAAGATCTTTGGAGGTCAATGCATAACCCCTATTGCAATCATGACAAGTTCTGTGAAGAATAACCATGAGCATATGATTGCAATATTTGACAAACTTGATTGGTTTGGCAGAGGCCGTGATAATTTCCGGTTGTTTGAACAG CCTTTGGTACCTGTAGTCAGTGCTGAGGATGGTAAATGGTTAATCAGCAAATCACTTTTCCCTGTTGGTAAACCTGGTGGTCATGGTGCTATTTGGAAACTTGCATATGATAGAGGTATATTCCAATGGTTACAACGGCGTGGCAGAAAAGGTGCAACTGTACGCCAAGTCAG CAATGTTGTTGCTGCTACTGATTTGACCATGATGGCCTTGGCAGGAATAGGCCTTCGATGCAATAAG AAATTAGGCTTTGCATCTTGTGAGCGAAGACCGGGTGCTACTGAAGGGGTGAACGTCCTTATTGAGAAACAAAACCTTGAGGGACTATGGTCATATGGTATCACTTGTATTGAGTACACGGAGTTTGAAAAATACGGCATTCCAGAACCTACAGTAACTGGCAG TTCGCAGGTTAGCTATCCAGCAAATACAAACATTCTCTATGTTGATTTGCAAGCAGTAGAGGAAGTTGGATCCCGCAAAAATGCTAGTTGCTTACCAGGGATGGTGCTGAATTTAAAGAAGGCAGTATCTTACGTGGACCATCTGGGCTTTGAGTGTAG CGCTGCTGGAGGCAGGTTAGAGTGTACGATGCAAAATATTGCAGATAATTTTGTGAACATGTATAACTACAGATGCGGCAAAGGAATAGAAA GTGAACTTGACACTTTCATTGTGTACAATGAAAGGAAAAGAGTCACTTCATCAGCTAAAAGGAAGCTGAAATCAGAAGACAGGTCATTGCACCAG ACTCCAGAGGGTTCACTCCTTGACATTATGCGTAATGCTCATGACCTCCTTTCTAGATGCAGCATAGATGTTCCCATGGTAAATGTCCTTTTATGCCTTGCTCACCTAGTTTCTACTACTTTATTTCACATTTAA
- the LOC120664640 gene encoding GDSL esterase/lipase At2g40250-like → MARALAAVAFLLGALLAGSPPASAAAAAGKHDIPAVFAFGDSTLDPGNNNGMPTLVRADHAPYGRDFPGGVATGRFSDGKLITDYIVESLGIKDLLPAHHDPAVTVEEQATGVSFASGGSGLDDLTAQTALVSTFGSQISDFQDLLRRIGSPRANEIANKSLYVISAGTNDVTVNYFILQVRTGSFPTFGQYSDYLIGRLQGYIQTLYNLGARNFMVAGLPPVGCLPVTKTLNSGAGECIAEQNAAAEHYNAALQQALAKLEAASPGATLAYVDVYTPLMDMVTHPQKYGLTQTEQGCCGNGLPAMGVLCTTVLPQCLSPAQYMFFDSVHPTQTTYKALADHVVQSHIPKFVK, encoded by the exons ATGGCGCGAGCCTTAGCCGCCGTCGCGTTCCTCCTCGGCGCGCTCCTCGCCGGCTCGCCTCCGgcctcggcggccgccgccgccggcaagcaCGACATCCCGGCCGTGTTCGCGTTCGGGGACTCCACGCTGGACCCGGGCAACAACAACGGCATGCCCACGCTGGTGCGCGCGGACCACGCGCCCTACGGCCGCGACTTCCCGGGCGGCGTGGCCACGGGCCGGTTCTCGGACGGCAAGCTCATCACCGACTACATCGTGGAGTCGCTCGGCATCAAGGACCTCCTCCCGGCGCACCACGACCCCGCCGTCACCGTCGAGGAGCAGGCCACGGGGGTCAGCTTCGCGTCGGGCGGGTCCGGCCTCGACGACCTGACCGCGCAGACCGCCTTGGTGTCCACGTTCGGCTCCCAGATCAGCGACTTCCAGGACCTCCTCCGCAGGATCGGCTCGCCCAGGGCCAACGAAATCGCCAACAAGTCGCTCTACGTTATCTCCGCCGGCACCAACGACGTCACCGTGAACTACTTCATCCTGCAGGTCCGGACCGGGAGCTTCCCCACCTTCGGTCAGTACAGCGACTACCTCATCGGCAGGCTCCAGGGTTACATTCAG ACCTTGTACAACCTGGGAGCCCGGAACTTCATGGTGGCCGGGCTGCCGCCGGTGGGTTGCCTCCCGGTGACCAAGACCCTCAATTCGGGCGCCGGAGAATGCATCGCCGAGCagaacgcggcggcggagcattACAACGCGGCGCTGCAGCAGGCGCTGGCCAAGCTGGAGGCCGCCTCCCCCGGCGCGACGCTGGCGTACGTGGACGTGTACACCCCGCTCATGGACATGGTGACGCACCCCCAGAAATACG GTTTGACGCAGACGGAGCAGGGCTGCTGCGGGAACGGGCTGCCGGCGATGGGGGTGCTGTGCACCACCGTGCTGCCGCAGTGCCTGTCGCCGGCGCAGTACATGTTCTTCGACTCGGTGCACCCGACGCAGACCACCTACAAGGCGCTCGCCGACCACGTCGTCCAGTCTCATATCCCCAAGTTCGTCAAGTGA
- the LOC120665196 gene encoding 2'-deoxymugineic-acid 2'-dioxygenase-like, producing MENLLSSAASHETLPENFVFAPDQRPPASAADVALPVIDLARPRDEVRRAVLEAGKELGFFQVVNHGVPEQAVRDIEACCEEFFRLPAADKAAFYSEDTDRPNRLFSSTTYGTGGERYWRDCLRLACRFPVDAAARVAWPDKPARLRSAVEAFVAPARAVGMELLRLLCEGVGLRPDYFEGELSGGDVVVNVNHYPPCPDPERALGLPPHCDRNLITLLLQGGVPGLQVSYRGDWIRVQPVPGAFVVNFGHQLEIATNGLLRSVEHRAAPNAAVPRTSVATFIMPTEDCLVAPAAELVGACNPPRYRAVTFREFMRVYKAVGARRESVEKAFRI from the exons ATGGAGAACCTGctctcctccgccgcgtccCACGAGACGCTCCCGGAAAACTTCGTCTTCGCGCCCGACCAGCGCCCGCCGGCGTCCGCGGCCGACGTTGCGCTCCCTGTCATCGACCTCGCCCGCCCCCGCGACGAGGTCCGCCGGGCAGTCCTTGAGGCCGGCAAGGAGCTCGGCTTCTTCCAG GTGGTCAACCACGGCGTGCCGGAGCAGGCGGTGCGGGACATAGAGGCGTGCTGCGAGGAGTTCTTCCGCCTGCCGGCGGCGGACAAGGCGGCCTTCTACTCCGAGGACACGGACCGGCCCAACCGCCTCTTCTCCAGCACCACAtacggcaccggcggcgagcggtaCTGGCGCgactgcctccgcctcgcctgCCGCTTccccgtcgacgccgccgccagggtCGCGTGGCCCGACAAGCCCGCCCGCCTCAGGTCGGCGGTGGAGGCGTTCGTCGCGCCGGCGCGGGCCGTGGGGATggagctgctgcggctgctgtgCGAGGGCGTGGGGCTCCGCCCGGACTACTTCGAGGGGGAGCtcagcggcggcgacgtggTGGTGAACGTGAACCACTACCCGCCGTGCCCGGACCCGGAGCGGGCTCTCGGCCTGCCGCCGCACTGCGACCGCAACCTCATCACGCTGCTCCTCCAGGGGGGCGTCCCGGGGCTCCAGGTCTCGTACCGCGGCGACTGGATCCGCGTCCAGCCCGTGCCCGGCGCCTTCGTCGTCAACTTCGGCCACCAGCTCGAG ATCGCGACGAACGGGCTGCTGAGAAGCGTGGAGCACCGGGCGGCGCCCAACGCGGCGGTGCCGCGCACGTCGGTGGCGACGTTCATCATGCCCACCGAGGACTGCCTCGtcgcccccgccgcggagctcgtcgGCGCCTGCAACCCGCCGCGGTACCGCGCGGTCACGTTCCGCGAGTTCATGCGCGTCTACAAGGCCGTCGGCGCGCGGAGGGAGAGCGTCGAGAAGGCCTTCAGGATCTGA
- the LOC120665197 gene encoding zinc finger A20 and AN1 domain-containing stress-associated protein 9-like, translating into MAQESWKQESEETRVHAPEAPILCINNCGFFGSSMTNNMCSKCYRDFIKLMEAPVVEKKVTTSASSSTAPLETKRDDAPAAAATEAVAEKQAEQEPPKPPSNRCLTCRKKVGLTGFLCRCGGTFCSTHRYTDSHQCTFDYKKVAREQIAKQNPVVMAEKINKI; encoded by the coding sequence ATGGCACAAGAGAGCTGGAAACAAGAGTCCGAGGAGACTAGAGTCCACGCCCCTGAGGCCCCTATTCTCTGCATAAACAACTGTGGTTTCTTTGGCAGCAGCATGACGAACAATATGTGCTCGAAGTGCTATAGGGACTTCATCAAGTTGATGGAAGCTCCTGTGGTGGAGAAGAAGGTGACCACATCAGCATCTTCTTCCACAGCACCACTGGAGACAAAGCGAGATGATGCGCCTGCCGCTGCTGCCACTGAAGCTGTGGCTGAGAAGCAAGCAGAGCAAGAGCCCCCAAAGCCACCCAGCAACCGGTGTCTGACTTGCCGCAAGAAGGTCGGGCTGACCGGCTTCCTCTGCCGTTGCGGGGGCACCTTCTGCTCCACGCACCGCTACACCGACTCCCACCAGTGCACCTTTGACTATAAGAAGGTGGCACGGGAGCAGATAGCCAAGCAGAATCCAGTTGTGATGGCCGAGAAGATAAACAAGATCTAA